The Ancylobacter sp. WKF20 genome contains a region encoding:
- the rplL gene encoding 50S ribosomal protein L7/L12, whose translation MADLSKLVDELSSLTVLEAAELAKLLEEKWGVSAAAAVAVAAAPAGAAAPAAEEQTEFTVVLASAGDKKIEVIKEVRAITGLGLKEAKDLVEGAPKAVKEGVTKEEAEKIKAQIEKAGAKVELK comes from the coding sequence ATGGCTGACCTGTCGAAGCTCGTTGACGAGCTGTCCTCCCTCACCGTTCTCGAGGCTGCCGAGCTCGCGAAGCTCCTCGAAGAGAAGTGGGGCGTTTCCGCCGCGGCCGCCGTGGCCGTTGCCGCTGCCCCGGCTGGCGCTGCCGCGCCGGCTGCTGAAGAGCAGACCGAGTTCACCGTTGTCCTGGCCTCGGCCGGCGACAAGAAGATCGAGGTCATCAAGGAAGTCCGCGCCATCACCGGCCTGGGCCTCAAGGAAGCCAAGGATCTCGTCGAAGGCGCTCCCAAGGCCGTCAAGGAAGGCGTGACCAAGGAAGAAGCCGAGAAGATCAAGGCCCAGATCGAGAAGGCTGGCGCCAAGGTCGAGCTCAAGTGA
- the rplK gene encoding 50S ribosomal protein L11 has protein sequence MAKKITGYVKLQVPAGSANPAPPIGPALGQRGLNIMEFCKAFNAQTAQMEKGMPIPVLITAYQDRSFTFELKTPPVSYFLKKAAGLVTKKKPGSGSKTPGKGGFVGKISQEQMREIAAMKMKDLNCDTVESAVRMIEGSARSMGLEVVG, from the coding sequence ATGGCGAAGAAGATTACCGGCTATGTGAAGCTGCAGGTGCCGGCCGGCTCGGCCAACCCGGCCCCGCCGATCGGTCCCGCGCTCGGCCAGCGCGGCCTGAACATCATGGAATTCTGCAAGGCGTTCAACGCCCAGACCGCCCAGATGGAAAAGGGGATGCCGATCCCCGTCCTGATCACCGCGTATCAGGATCGTTCCTTCACCTTCGAACTCAAGACCCCCCCGGTCTCCTACTTCCTGAAGAAGGCGGCGGGTCTGGTCACGAAGAAGAAGCCCGGCTCGGGCTCGAAGACCCCCGGCAAGGGCGGCTTCGTCGGCAAGATCTCGCAGGAGCAGATGCGCGAGATCGCGGCGATGAAGATGAAGGATCTGAACTGCGACACCGTCGAATCGGCGGTCCGCATGATCGAGGGCTCCGCCCGTTCCATGGGCCTCGAAGTGGTGGGTTGA
- the rplA gene encoding 50S ribosomal protein L1, giving the protein MAKVSKRVRAVRDGIDPVKLYGLDEALVLLKERATAKFDETIEVAMNLGVDPRHADQMVRGVCNLPNGSGRTVRVAVFARGAKADEAKAAGADIVGAEDLLETIQGGTIDFDRCIATPDLMPLVGRLGKVLGPRGLMPNPKVGTVTMDVKGAVEAAKGGAVEFRVEKAGIIHAGIGKASFPVDKLAENIRAFADAVVKAKPTGAKGNYVQRIAVSSTMGPGLKVETASVLNPA; this is encoded by the coding sequence ATGGCCAAGGTTTCCAAGCGTGTTCGCGCGGTGCGCGACGGTATCGATCCGGTGAAGCTCTACGGTCTCGACGAGGCCCTGGTGCTGCTCAAGGAGCGTGCCACCGCCAAGTTCGACGAGACCATTGAGGTCGCGATGAATCTCGGCGTCGATCCCCGTCACGCCGACCAGATGGTCCGTGGCGTCTGCAACCTGCCGAATGGCTCGGGCCGCACCGTGCGCGTCGCCGTGTTCGCCCGTGGCGCCAAGGCTGATGAAGCCAAGGCGGCGGGTGCGGACATTGTCGGCGCCGAGGATCTGCTCGAGACCATCCAGGGCGGCACGATCGACTTCGATCGCTGCATCGCGACCCCGGACCTCATGCCGCTGGTCGGTCGTCTCGGTAAGGTGCTCGGCCCGCGCGGCCTGATGCCGAACCCGAAGGTCGGCACCGTGACCATGGACGTCAAGGGCGCCGTCGAGGCGGCCAAGGGCGGCGCGGTCGAGTTCCGCGTCGAGAAGGCCGGCATCATCCACGCCGGCATCGGCAAGGCCTCGTTCCCGGTCGACAAGCTTGCCGAGAACATCCGCGCCTTCGCTGACGCCGTGGTCAAGGCCAAGCCGACCGGCGCCAAGGGCAACTATGTCCAGCGCATAGCGGTGTCCTCGACCATGGGCCCGGGCCTCAAGGTCGAGACCGCCTCGGTCCTGAACCCGGCCTGA
- the rplJ gene encoding 50S ribosomal protein L10, producing MDRAQKEELVTSLSDVFQNTSVVVVAHYSGLTVAQMSALRRQMKAAGATVKVAKNRLAKIALEGSEVAHVAALLKGPTIIAYSSDPVAAPKVAVEFAKTNDKFVILGGAFGKAALNVDGVKALATMPSLDELRAKLVGLIQAPATKIAQLSTAPAAKLARVFAAYAKENEAA from the coding sequence GTGGATCGAGCGCAAAAAGAAGAGCTCGTCACGTCGCTGTCCGATGTGTTCCAGAACACCTCGGTCGTCGTCGTGGCCCACTATTCCGGCCTCACCGTCGCCCAGATGTCGGCCCTGCGCCGTCAGATGAAGGCGGCCGGTGCGACCGTGAAGGTGGCGAAGAACCGCCTCGCGAAGATCGCTCTCGAAGGTTCGGAAGTCGCACATGTCGCGGCCCTGCTGAAGGGTCCGACCATTATCGCTTATTCGAGCGATCCTGTTGCGGCTCCGAAGGTTGCCGTGGAGTTCGCCAAGACCAACGACAAGTTCGTGATTCTTGGCGGCGCCTTCGGCAAGGCGGCCCTGAATGTGGATGGTGTGAAGGCTCTGGCCACCATGCCGTCCCTTGATGAACTGCGTGCGAAGCTGGTTGGCCTTATCCAGGCCCCGGCGACCAAGATCGCCCAGCTCAGCACCGCGCCGGCGGCCAAGCTCGCCCGCGTGTTCGCGGCCTATGCCAAAGAGAACGAAGCCGCGTGA
- a CDS encoding DJ-1/PfpI family protein: MAAKRILMIVGDFVEDYEVMVPFQALLAVGHTVHAVCPDKKAGDSVNTAIHDFEGQQTYSEKRGHNFALNASFADIDPARYDALVIPGGRAPEYLRMNARVIEIVRHFFDTAKPVAAICHGAQLLAGARVLEGRTCSAYPACRAEVELAGGIYADISIDAAVTDGNLVSAPAWPAHPAWIGQFLTVLGTRIVHEEVRQAA; the protein is encoded by the coding sequence ATGGCTGCCAAGCGCATTCTCATGATCGTCGGCGACTTCGTGGAAGATTACGAGGTCATGGTGCCGTTCCAGGCGCTGCTCGCCGTTGGCCACACCGTCCATGCGGTGTGTCCCGACAAGAAGGCCGGCGACAGTGTGAACACCGCGATCCATGACTTCGAGGGCCAGCAGACCTATTCGGAGAAGCGCGGCCATAACTTCGCGCTCAACGCCAGCTTCGCCGATATCGACCCGGCCCGTTACGACGCCCTGGTCATTCCCGGCGGCCGCGCGCCGGAATATCTGCGGATGAACGCCCGCGTCATCGAGATCGTCCGTCACTTCTTCGACACCGCCAAGCCCGTCGCCGCGATCTGCCATGGCGCGCAGCTGCTGGCCGGCGCGCGCGTGCTGGAAGGGCGGACCTGCTCGGCCTATCCCGCCTGTCGCGCCGAGGTGGAACTTGCCGGCGGCATTTATGCCGACATCTCCATCGACGCTGCGGTGACCGACGGCAATCTGGTGAGCGCCCCGGCCTGGCCGGCACACCCCGCGTGGATTGGCCAGTTCCTCACCGTGCTCGGCACGCGGATCGTGCATGAGGAGGTGCGGCAGGCGGCGTGA
- a CDS encoding ribbon-helix-helix domain-containing protein yields the protein MCKLFIEADRTLWQTRLKSVRLSGFSTSVRLENLYWQVLEEIAQRDGMSVSQLLAKLHEELTFAHGEVENFASFLRVCCGRYLSLQLEGDVPRDMATPIRSLDADAILAREAGRARGGRRLPDAA from the coding sequence ATGTGCAAGCTCTTCATCGAGGCCGACCGCACGCTGTGGCAGACGCGGCTGAAGTCGGTGCGCCTCAGCGGCTTCTCGACCAGCGTGCGGCTGGAGAACCTCTATTGGCAGGTGCTGGAGGAGATCGCCCAGCGCGACGGGATGAGCGTCTCGCAGCTTCTGGCCAAGCTGCATGAGGAACTCACCTTCGCCCATGGCGAGGTCGAGAACTTCGCCTCCTTCCTGCGCGTGTGCTGCGGGCGCTATCTCAGCCTTCAGCTCGAAGGCGACGTGCCGCGCGACATGGCGACACCGATCCGCAGCCTCGACGCCGATGCGATCCTTGCCCGAGAGGCGGGACGTGCCCGCGGCGGGCGACGCCTGCCAGACGCGGCCTGA